Proteins from a genomic interval of Alteromonas macleodii ATCC 27126:
- a CDS encoding class II aldolase/adducin family protein, with the protein MTDSVKSKVSSEEWQTRVDLAACYRAVAMYGWDDLIFTHISARVPGPDHHFLINPYGLMFDEVTASNLVKVDLHGNKVMESEYDINPAGFTIHSAVHEARDDAKCVLHLHTAEGVAVSILEEGLQPYSQQSLFPLASLSYHAYEGVALNPEEKVRLVRDLGDTQFMILRNHGLLTCADNIPDAFLFMFIMQRACEIQLKAQATGKPLIPIHSAILDGIRTQADQVTRQAGGSLAWPGIKRRVERRFPGYDK; encoded by the coding sequence ATGACAGATTCAGTAAAGTCGAAAGTTAGCAGTGAAGAATGGCAAACCCGTGTTGATCTTGCCGCATGTTATCGCGCAGTTGCTATGTATGGTTGGGACGACCTTATTTTTACCCATATTTCTGCTCGTGTTCCTGGGCCTGACCATCATTTCTTGATTAATCCCTACGGTTTAATGTTTGATGAAGTTACGGCATCAAACTTGGTTAAAGTTGATTTACACGGTAACAAGGTAATGGAAAGTGAGTACGACATTAACCCAGCAGGATTTACTATTCATAGCGCTGTTCATGAGGCTAGAGACGATGCCAAATGTGTGTTGCATTTGCATACAGCAGAAGGTGTGGCGGTATCCATTTTAGAAGAAGGGCTGCAGCCTTACTCGCAACAGTCGCTTTTCCCGCTGGCGTCGCTTTCCTATCATGCCTACGAAGGCGTGGCGCTAAACCCAGAAGAAAAAGTGCGATTGGTTCGCGACCTTGGCGATACCCAATTTATGATTTTGCGCAATCACGGGCTTTTAACCTGTGCAGACAATATTCCCGATGCATTCTTGTTTATGTTTATTATGCAGCGCGCCTGTGAAATTCAGTTAAAAGCGCAGGCCACAGGCAAACCGCTTATTCCAATTCATTCGGCAATTCTAGATGGCATTCGTACACAAGCCGATCAAGTCACTCGGCAGGCTGGTGGTTCGTTAGCATGGCCGGGTATTAAACGACGCGTTGAACGCCGTTTCCCTGGTTACGACAAGTAA
- a CDS encoding Crp/Fnr family transcriptional regulator: MEKFKPVLASSTWFGAIPPYLQEAMFDKMRLKHLKAGQQLHAKGEDGVGFYGVCEGRLRVVTVGVDGREMLFALLGPGTWFGEISMFDDLPRTHDNFCETNCTVAIIQKNAFKALLEQFPELYPHFTRLLCTRVRSAFQFIDSSAGLSLKHQLVKRLLMLTTSYGQHLPKHNAITLTLSQESLAQMINSSRQTVNQLLGELQQEGLVKRHYGKITIPEPDTLFSRYQFI, translated from the coding sequence ATGGAAAAGTTTAAACCTGTTCTCGCTAGCTCTACTTGGTTTGGCGCGATCCCACCCTATTTGCAGGAAGCCATGTTCGACAAGATGCGCCTAAAACACCTAAAAGCCGGGCAGCAACTGCATGCCAAAGGTGAAGACGGTGTCGGTTTCTATGGTGTATGCGAGGGCCGTTTAAGAGTTGTCACTGTGGGCGTGGATGGTCGCGAAATGCTATTTGCGCTACTGGGCCCCGGCACCTGGTTTGGTGAGATATCGATGTTTGACGACCTCCCTCGTACTCACGACAACTTCTGTGAGACAAATTGCACCGTGGCGATTATTCAAAAGAACGCGTTTAAAGCACTGCTTGAACAGTTCCCTGAACTTTACCCGCATTTCACCCGCCTTTTATGCACACGAGTGCGCAGCGCGTTTCAATTTATTGACTCAAGTGCGGGTCTTAGCCTTAAGCACCAGCTGGTAAAACGGCTTTTAATGCTTACCACCAGCTATGGTCAGCATTTGCCCAAACATAACGCGATTACACTTACGCTTTCGCAAGAGTCTTTAGCGCAAATGATAAATAGCAGTAGGCAGACGGTGAACCAGTTATTAGGTGAACTTCAACAAGAAGGTTTGGTAAAACGGCATTACGGGAAAATCACTATTCCCGAGCCAGATACCTTGTTTAGTCGTTATCAGTTTATTTAA
- a CDS encoding type II toxin-antitoxin system RelE/ParE family toxin, with product MNKYTLSNKAEEDISGIYDYSANIHGVTQAEAYLVALHEALVILAEKPSFGTSAEYIRKNYFQLPVHRTWSSLKKSMTVLSSLGYFINR from the coding sequence ATGAATAAATATACCCTCTCTAATAAAGCAGAGGAAGATATCTCCGGGATTTACGATTATTCAGCCAATATTCATGGCGTAACTCAAGCTGAAGCCTATCTTGTTGCCCTACACGAAGCTCTAGTTATTCTGGCGGAAAAACCTAGTTTTGGTACTTCAGCAGAGTATATCAGAAAGAATTACTTTCAATTGCCAGTTCATAGGACATGGTCTTCTTTAAAAAAGTCGATGACGGTACTTTCGTCATTAGGGTACTTCATCAACAGATGA
- a CDS encoding type II toxin-antitoxin system ParD family antitoxin, producing the protein MATLNVSLPDEMRTWIDEQVKTGKFANASDYIRDLVRRNQSEREAISLALIEGELSGKSDKNVLDIIQAKKTRASE; encoded by the coding sequence ATGGCAACTTTAAATGTGTCGCTTCCTGACGAAATGCGTACGTGGATTGATGAACAAGTAAAAACTGGCAAATTTGCTAATGCTAGTGATTATATTCGCGATTTAGTACGTCGCAATCAGAGTGAGCGAGAGGCAATTAGCTTAGCTCTCATAGAAGGTGAATTGAGTGGGAAAAGTGATAAGAATGTTTTAGATATTATTCAAGCTAAGAAAACTCGAGCCTCAGAATGA
- the fabB gene encoding beta-ketoacyl-ACP synthase I: protein MRRAVITGLGIVSSIGVNKEDVLASLKAGKSGITFSEQFAEMGLRSQVWGNIDIDLKDHIDRKAMRFMGDAAGYAYVAMQQAIADSGLEESDISNERTGIIAGSGGASSENQVLSADILREKGVKRVGPYMVPRCMASTVSACLATPFKIRGVNYSIASACATSAHCIGNALELIQLGKQDVVFAGGGEELHWSLSSQFDAMGALSSKYNDNPAVASRTYDAARDGFVSSGGGGMVVVEELEHALARGAKIYGEVVGYGATSDGFDMVAPSGEGAIRCMKMAMQNIDAPIDYLNTHGTSTPVGDVKELAAIQEVFGQAGVPISATKSLTGHALGAAGVNEAIYSLLMMENNFIAPSINIDTLDDAAQGLDIVTQAREATLNTIMSNSFGFGGTNATLVMQRYNG from the coding sequence ATGAGAAGAGCAGTTATCACCGGTCTTGGTATCGTATCAAGCATCGGCGTAAATAAAGAAGACGTACTTGCTTCACTTAAAGCGGGTAAGTCTGGAATTACATTTTCAGAACAGTTCGCCGAAATGGGCCTTCGCAGCCAAGTTTGGGGCAACATCGACATCGATTTGAAAGACCATATTGATCGTAAAGCCATGCGCTTTATGGGCGATGCGGCAGGCTACGCATACGTAGCGATGCAACAAGCCATTGCAGACTCTGGTTTAGAAGAAAGCGACATTTCAAACGAGCGTACAGGTATTATTGCTGGCTCAGGTGGCGCGTCTTCTGAAAACCAAGTGCTTTCTGCTGATATTCTTCGCGAAAAAGGCGTTAAGCGTGTTGGTCCATACATGGTTCCTCGTTGTATGGCATCTACGGTATCGGCTTGCTTAGCGACACCGTTTAAAATTCGCGGCGTGAACTATTCAATTGCCTCTGCGTGTGCAACTAGTGCCCACTGTATTGGTAATGCGCTAGAGCTTATTCAGCTTGGTAAGCAAGACGTAGTATTCGCTGGTGGCGGTGAAGAATTACACTGGTCACTATCAAGCCAATTCGATGCTATGGGCGCACTAAGCTCTAAATATAACGACAATCCTGCCGTTGCATCACGTACTTATGACGCAGCACGCGACGGCTTTGTAAGTTCAGGCGGCGGCGGTATGGTTGTTGTTGAAGAACTTGAGCACGCGCTTGCACGCGGCGCAAAAATCTACGGCGAAGTAGTAGGTTACGGCGCTACATCAGACGGTTTCGACATGGTTGCACCGTCGGGTGAAGGCGCAATTCGCTGTATGAAAATGGCAATGCAAAATATTGATGCGCCTATCGATTACTTGAATACCCACGGCACATCTACGCCTGTAGGTGACGTGAAGGAACTTGCGGCGATTCAAGAAGTGTTTGGCCAAGCGGGCGTACCTATTAGTGCAACTAAGTCACTGACAGGTCACGCACTAGGTGCAGCGGGTGTAAACGAAGCTATCTATAGCTTGTTGATGATGGAGAATAACTTTATTGCGCCATCAATTAATATCGACACGCTAGACGACGCGGCACAAGGGCTAGATATTGTTACTCAAGCACGTGAAGCAACGTTAAACACAATTATGTCTAACAGTTTTGGTTTCGGCGGCACTAACGCAACGCTTGTTATGCAGCGTTATAACGGTTAA
- a CDS encoding Kelch repeat-containing protein codes for MLLKKPRTIALRIFQSTVPRLSFVVAAFIIASAATVSVTAAPIVLPALPEPVSNNAVASVTIDDTQYVFSFMGLGKGKTHKDVHNRAWQLVINNKDKPLQWQALTPVPSSLALKGRLASIAVGVNDSIYIFGGYTVDENHNEISTPEVYKYAPVTGEYKLLTPMPVPVDDATALVYQDRYVYLISGWHNDGNVNLVQVYDTQTAQWQQASPFLGSPVFGQAGGIVNSTMVICDGVSVTPHSDKRRSFAPETACFKGEIDKENPFKIDWRTLDHPTGSARYRMAAAGDKDTSKIYFVGGSTNPYNYNGIGYNGEPSTADDAIWIFDIAEGTWVISKTEAEAPTMDHRGLINVNGSWYTVGGMLGAQLVTSKVIPHFSTLAEMSCLSKSQASSGVSKQGSDGQAVEVVKTASNSKCQHQNNINGEK; via the coding sequence GTGTTATTAAAAAAGCCAAGAACCATTGCTCTACGCATTTTTCAAAGTACGGTACCCCGACTTTCTTTCGTGGTGGCTGCCTTTATCATTGCTTCTGCAGCGACTGTCTCAGTAACAGCTGCGCCTATCGTCCTCCCCGCGCTACCAGAGCCAGTTTCAAACAATGCCGTAGCTTCTGTAACCATAGACGACACACAATATGTATTTAGTTTTATGGGGCTGGGCAAAGGCAAGACCCATAAAGACGTGCACAACCGTGCTTGGCAACTTGTTATCAACAACAAAGATAAACCTTTGCAATGGCAAGCCCTTACCCCAGTTCCATCCAGCCTTGCGCTTAAAGGCCGTTTAGCCTCCATAGCAGTGGGCGTTAATGACAGCATTTATATTTTTGGCGGTTACACGGTTGATGAAAATCACAATGAAATTAGTACGCCAGAAGTTTATAAATACGCTCCTGTAACAGGGGAATATAAGCTATTAACGCCTATGCCCGTGCCTGTTGATGATGCAACTGCTTTAGTTTACCAAGACCGTTACGTGTACTTAATTTCTGGCTGGCACAACGATGGGAACGTAAACCTTGTGCAGGTTTACGATACGCAAACCGCCCAATGGCAACAGGCGAGCCCTTTTCTTGGCAGTCCGGTATTCGGACAAGCTGGCGGCATCGTTAACAGCACTATGGTAATTTGTGACGGCGTATCAGTAACACCTCACAGCGATAAACGCCGCAGCTTCGCGCCAGAAACAGCCTGCTTTAAAGGTGAAATTGACAAGGAAAATCCATTCAAAATTGATTGGCGTACGCTTGACCATCCAACGGGTTCTGCGCGCTATCGCATGGCGGCAGCGGGCGATAAGGACACCAGTAAAATCTATTTTGTTGGCGGCTCGACTAATCCGTACAACTACAATGGCATTGGCTATAACGGCGAGCCTTCAACTGCAGATGACGCCATCTGGATCTTTGATATTGCTGAAGGCACTTGGGTTATCTCGAAAACAGAAGCTGAAGCACCTACGATGGATCATCGCGGATTAATTAACGTTAACGGTTCTTGGTACACCGTTGGCGGTATGCTTGGCGCACAGCTCGTGACCAGTAAAGTAATTCCGCACTTTTCAACACTCGCAGAAATGTCTTGTTTATCTAAAAGCCAGGCTAGCTCTGGCGTTTCAAAACAAGGATCGGATGGGCAAGCTGTTGAAGTAGTGAAAACCGCCTCCAATTCAAAGTGCCAACACCAAAACAATATAAACGGAGAAAAATAA
- the mnmC gene encoding bifunctional tRNA (5-methylaminomethyl-2-thiouridine)(34)-methyltransferase MnmD/FAD-dependent 5-carboxymethylaminomethyl-2-thiouridine(34) oxidoreductase MnmC, whose translation MKSKHAQVHFNESGTPVADHFDDVYFSNDSGIDETQHVFVAGNDLAERWQQWRNPTFVIAETGFGTGLNFLVAMRAFNEFRAANPDHPLKRLYFITTEKFPLPQQDMQRALEAFPALKDEAQALASLYPMGLEGCHRLHFDNHSTTLDLWIGDVHELLPQWHSPVNGLIDAWFLDGFAPSKNPDMWTDALFSQMARLSKTGTTFGTFTAAGIVKRGLAGVGFTIKKRNGFGRKRDMLTGVFNQDNENVQHKLRLPVGPYYRYANDSLDKTSKVAVVGSGLAAATACLALVKRGISTTLYFDGDTLASGASGNPQGGFYPQLHSEASIASRIQAHSFLYARQAYDHTIEHAKACGLADVAHDFCGVIQLSFNDKVAERQNKLAAADVWPEALIKPVDSKEVSDIANLALPYSGLYIGLGGWISPPQLVTAMIKEALQSGKLELKPNHTYVSHEAVETTKQQVQIRFNLDSAESEAVISADHLILALGAGAVNASDFNSLSLRPVRGQVEAIPTQMPIEQLNTVLCHKGYMTPVFEGRHALGSTYVKNDLSTDVRGDETEMNLATHEQALANTDIVQALQHDGKARAATRLGSPDHQPVVGALHDFNALKKHYDMLGVGKPLTSAPVLPTSVVSTLTCLGSRGLTTAPLMAEILVSSLCNEPLPLSNDLLNAVNTSRFMTREAIRSQG comes from the coding sequence GTGAAATCTAAGCATGCACAGGTTCATTTTAATGAGAGCGGTACGCCTGTCGCCGACCATTTTGACGACGTTTATTTTTCTAACGACAGCGGAATTGATGAAACCCAACACGTTTTTGTTGCAGGCAACGACCTTGCTGAGCGCTGGCAACAGTGGCGCAACCCTACTTTTGTCATCGCTGAAACAGGTTTTGGAACTGGGCTGAACTTTTTGGTCGCCATGCGTGCCTTTAACGAATTTAGAGCAGCGAACCCTGATCATCCGTTAAAGCGCCTGTATTTTATTACCACGGAAAAGTTTCCACTGCCTCAACAGGATATGCAGCGTGCGCTAGAAGCTTTTCCTGCTCTTAAAGACGAAGCGCAAGCACTCGCTTCACTTTACCCCATGGGCCTTGAAGGTTGTCATCGCCTTCATTTTGATAACCATTCAACCACACTCGACTTGTGGATTGGTGATGTACACGAGCTTTTGCCTCAATGGCATTCTCCTGTAAATGGCCTCATCGATGCCTGGTTTTTAGATGGTTTTGCACCAAGCAAAAACCCTGATATGTGGACAGATGCTCTGTTTAGCCAAATGGCTCGCTTGTCGAAAACTGGCACAACCTTTGGAACCTTTACCGCCGCAGGCATCGTAAAGCGTGGGCTAGCTGGTGTGGGTTTTACCATTAAAAAACGCAACGGTTTTGGCCGTAAGCGCGACATGCTGACCGGCGTTTTTAACCAAGACAATGAGAATGTTCAGCATAAACTTCGCCTGCCTGTTGGCCCCTACTATAGGTACGCGAACGACAGTTTAGATAAAACAAGTAAAGTCGCGGTAGTAGGCTCCGGCCTTGCAGCAGCTACGGCATGCTTGGCTTTAGTAAAACGCGGCATTAGCACCACTTTGTATTTTGATGGTGACACCCTTGCAAGCGGCGCATCTGGCAACCCGCAAGGCGGCTTTTACCCGCAGCTCCATAGCGAAGCAAGTATTGCCAGCCGCATTCAGGCGCACAGTTTTTTGTATGCTAGACAAGCCTACGACCACACAATTGAACATGCAAAAGCCTGTGGCCTAGCCGACGTTGCCCATGATTTCTGTGGCGTTATTCAACTAAGCTTTAACGACAAGGTAGCAGAACGCCAAAATAAATTGGCTGCTGCCGACGTATGGCCTGAAGCTTTGATCAAGCCCGTGGACAGCAAAGAAGTGAGCGATATAGCTAACCTAGCTCTTCCCTACTCTGGCTTATACATTGGCTTAGGCGGTTGGATTTCTCCTCCACAGCTAGTTACTGCCATGATTAAAGAAGCACTTCAAAGTGGCAAACTCGAGTTGAAACCCAATCATACCTATGTATCTCATGAGGCAGTTGAGACAACAAAGCAGCAGGTGCAAATTCGTTTTAACTTAGATAGCGCTGAGAGTGAAGCAGTTATTAGTGCCGATCACCTTATTCTTGCCCTTGGTGCAGGTGCGGTAAACGCTAGCGATTTTAACAGCCTGTCCCTTCGTCCTGTTCGCGGGCAGGTTGAAGCTATTCCCACCCAAATGCCAATTGAACAGCTTAACACTGTGTTGTGTCACAAAGGCTATATGACACCTGTATTCGAAGGTCGGCATGCGTTAGGTTCAACCTACGTTAAAAACGACTTAAGTACCGATGTACGAGGCGATGAAACTGAAATGAACCTCGCCACCCACGAACAGGCGCTGGCAAACACCGACATCGTGCAAGCATTACAACATGACGGTAAAGCCAGAGCGGCTACGCGTTTAGGTTCGCCCGACCACCAGCCAGTAGTAGGTGCACTGCATGATTTTAATGCGCTAAAAAAACACTACGATATGCTTGGTGTGGGCAAGCCGTTAACCAGCGCGCCAGTGTTGCCAACCAGCGTAGTTTCCACGCTTACTTGCTTAGGGTCACGAGGGTTAACTACAGCGCCTTTAATGGCAGAGATCTTGGTGAGCAGTCTATGTAATGAGCCGCTACCTTTGAGCAACGATTTGCTTAATGCAGTGAACACAAGCCGCTTTATGACTCGCGAAGCAATTAGAAGTCAGGGTTAA